The Obesumbacterium proteus DNA window AAGGTTTGGTCGACTCCGTTGGTACCAGCGACGATCTGTTGATTGCTGAAATGGAAAATCATGACGTGATCGGCGTGCGTTACACCCGTCGTAAACGCATGATGGATCGCTTCACCAATAGCGCCGCGAACAGTGCCGATCGCCTGATGTTACGTTGGTGGCAACGCAGTCAGCGTTACGATATATAAGATAACATTGTTAATATTGAGTAACGTTAATGAAATTAAAATGCCCCTTTAAAGGGGCATTTTTTTAACTATTCAATTCAGAATGATGAATTAATCTTCTAAATGATATTTTTCAGATAATACATGAGCGAGGTGTTTAAACATATTAAACACGGCGGTCGTTTTGCGGGTTGGAATTCCGTCTTCGTCGAGGAAAAACTCGCCGCGGAATACTAATACGTCGCCTTTTTGCTCGACTTCGGTCGCTTCCATACCCTGCATATAATCTTCGTGCTCTTTAATGATTTGGTTTGCTTCTGCCAGTAGAGCTTCACGTTTGATTGGGGTTGTTTCACCGAACATTTTTCGTTCTCCAACAAATGACGTTGTCTATTAATAACACTGACTAATATAGTACTGCGTACTCTAGGGGTATCGCAAATAATCGCGGTGGCTTGATCTGAGTTTTGGCCGATAATTGGTAAAAATCTCCATTCCGTGCTAATTAAGTTGCGTGATGTTCTCAATCCGGTAGAGTGATGGGTTTTCTGACCTTTGGCGGAACGAAAGATTGTCGTTTTGAATAAAAGTTCCGCATGTCATAAGGTTGCGAGTGCGTTGCTCCTGTTTTTTGTGCCGCACATTGCAGCTGTGTTGAGCAGTTGAAAGCGATTTATAAAAAAATGGCTTGATCTCAGCGCGGTCTGCCGCAATATAAAAAAGAATTTTTCAATCGCTATGATAATGGCGAACAAAGGCTTCTGGAGACAGAAGGATTCATTCAGGTAAAGGTAATTATGGGTAAAGCTCTCGTAATAGTTGAGTCCCCGGCAAAAGCTAAAACGATAAATAAGTATCTGGGTAATGACTACGTGGTTAAGTCCAGCGTCGGTCATATCCGCGATTTGCCGACCAGTGGTTCAGCCAGTAAAAAGGGCGCAGCCTCCGCTGAAGATAAAGCGAAGCCTAAAGTCAAAAAGAATGAGCGTGAAGCGCTGGTTAATCGTATGGGCGTTGATCCTTATCACGGCTGGAAAGCGCAATACGAAATACTCCCAGGTAAAGAAAAGGTTGTTGCAGAGTTAAAAACATTAGCTGAAAAAGCTGACCACATTTATCTCGCAACCGACCTTGACCGCGAAGGGGAAGCCATCGCGTGGCATTTGCGTGAGGTGATTGGCGGCGACGAAAGTCGTTATAGCCGCGTGGTGTTTAACGAAATCACTAAAAACGCTATTCAGCAGGCATTTAATAAACCCGGCGAATTAAATATCGACCGTGTAAACGCACAGCAGGCGCGTCGTTTTATGGACCGCGTTGTGGGCTACATGGTTTCTCCGCTGTTGTGGAAGAAAATTGCCCGTGGTTTATCTGCCGGTCGTGTTCAGTCGGTTGCTGTACGCTTGGTTGTCGATCGTGAACGTGAGATCAAAGCGTTTGTTCCTGAAGAATATTGGGAACTGCGTGCCGATCTGAACGATAAGAATGCCGTTGCTCTGCAAATGCAGGTTACGCATCACAAAGACAAACCGTTCAAACCGGTTAATGGCGATCAAACTCAGACCGCCGTTAAGGCGCTGGAGAATGCGCATTACACGGTTTTAGATCGTGAAGATAAGCCAACCAGCAGCAAGCCTTCTGCGCCGTTTATTACTTCCACGTTGCAGCAGGCCGCAAGCACGCGTCTTGGCTTTGGCGTGAAGAAAACCATGATGATGGCCCAGCGTCTGTATGAAGCCGGTCATATCACCTATATGCGTACTGACTCCACTAACCTGAGTCAGGATGCGGTGAGCATGGTGCGTGAGTATATCGGTGAAAACTTCGGCGAACAGTATATGCCGAAAGAGCCGAATACCTACGCCAGCAAAGACAACTCACAGGAAGCGCATGAAGCGATTCGTCCTTCTGATGTGAACGTGCTGTCTGAACAGTTAAAAGACATGGAAGCAGACGCTCAGAAGCTTTATCAGCTGATCTGGCGCCAGTTTGTTTCTTGTCAGATGACACCGGCAAAATACGATTCAACCACGATTTCCGTGAAAGCGGGTGATTATACGTTGAAAGCGAAAGGCCGCACTTTGCGCTTTGATGGTTGGACTAAAGTTCTGCCTCAGCTGCGTAAAGGCGACGAAGATCGCACATTACCATTTGTCGAAATTGGCAGTGAATTGACGTTGCAGCAGCTCTTACCTAGCCAGCACTTCACCAAACCACCGGCTCGCTTTAGCGAGGCATCGTTGGTTAAAGAGTTGGAAAAACGGGGTATCGGTCGTCCTTCTACCTATGCGGCAATCATTTCAACCATTCAGGATCGTGGCTATGTGCGTGTGGACAACCGCCGTTTCTACGCTGAAAAAATGGGTGAGATTGTCACTGACCGTCTGGAAGAAAATTTCCGTGAGCTGATGAATTATGACTTCACCGCGCACATGGAAAATGGGCTCGATCAGGTTGCGAATGCCAAAGAAGATTGGAAAAACGTGCTTGATGGTTTCTTCCAAGACTTCAGCAAACAGCTTTCAGTCGCTGAAAAAGATCCAGAAGAAGGGGGTATGCGTCCGAACCAAATGGTTCTGACCAGCATTGCTTGCCCAACCTGTGAACGTCAGATGGGAATTCGTACCGCAAGCACCGGCGTTTTCTTGGGTTGTTCTGGCTATGCGCTACCGCCGAAAGAGCGTTGCAAAACCACGATCAATCTGGTGCCGGAAGCCGAAGTGCTGAACGTGCTGGAAGGCGATGATGCTGAAACCAACGCATTGCGCGCTAAGCGCCGTTGTGCTAAGTGCGGCACGGCGATGGACAGCTACCTCATCGACAATCAGCGCAAGCTGCATGTGTGTGGTAACAATCCTGCCTGTGACGGCTACGAGATTGAAGAGGGTGAGTTCCGCATCAAGGGCTATGACGGTCCGATCGTTGAGTGCGAAAAATGTGGTTCT harbors:
- a CDS encoding YciN family protein, whose product is MFGETTPIKREALLAEANQIIKEHEDYMQGMEATEVEQKGDVLVFRGEFFLDEDGIPTRKTTAVFNMFKHLAHVLSEKYHLED
- the topA gene encoding type I DNA topoisomerase; protein product: MGKALVIVESPAKAKTINKYLGNDYVVKSSVGHIRDLPTSGSASKKGAASAEDKAKPKVKKNEREALVNRMGVDPYHGWKAQYEILPGKEKVVAELKTLAEKADHIYLATDLDREGEAIAWHLREVIGGDESRYSRVVFNEITKNAIQQAFNKPGELNIDRVNAQQARRFMDRVVGYMVSPLLWKKIARGLSAGRVQSVAVRLVVDREREIKAFVPEEYWELRADLNDKNAVALQMQVTHHKDKPFKPVNGDQTQTAVKALENAHYTVLDREDKPTSSKPSAPFITSTLQQAASTRLGFGVKKTMMMAQRLYEAGHITYMRTDSTNLSQDAVSMVREYIGENFGEQYMPKEPNTYASKDNSQEAHEAIRPSDVNVLSEQLKDMEADAQKLYQLIWRQFVSCQMTPAKYDSTTISVKAGDYTLKAKGRTLRFDGWTKVLPQLRKGDEDRTLPFVEIGSELTLQQLLPSQHFTKPPARFSEASLVKELEKRGIGRPSTYAAIISTIQDRGYVRVDNRRFYAEKMGEIVTDRLEENFRELMNYDFTAHMENGLDQVANAKEDWKNVLDGFFQDFSKQLSVAEKDPEEGGMRPNQMVLTSIACPTCERQMGIRTASTGVFLGCSGYALPPKERCKTTINLVPEAEVLNVLEGDDAETNALRAKRRCAKCGTAMDSYLIDNQRKLHVCGNNPACDGYEIEEGEFRIKGYDGPIVECEKCGSEMHLKMGRFGKYMACTNEECKNTRKILRNGDVAPPKEDPVPLPELPCEKSDAYFVLRDGAAGVFLAANTFPKSRETRAPLVEELARFKDRLPEKLSYLADAPQKDPEGNKTMVRFSRKTKQQYVSSEKDGKATGWTAFFVDGKWVETKK